A genomic segment from Glycine soja cultivar W05 chromosome 18, ASM419377v2, whole genome shotgun sequence encodes:
- the LOC114397072 gene encoding uncharacterized protein LOC114397072, producing MSNHKSTESAIKNLKIQVGQLAKHIAHNSSGGFGANTEKNPKEECKAVITRSKRETVVEDEGRISDEKDVVIQRILPPKCKDPGSVTIPCSIGAVLVGKALIDLGANINLMPLSICRRIGELEIMPRRMTLQLADQSIARPYGMVEDVLVKVRQFTFPADFMIMDIKEDPKIPLILGHPFMLTANCVVDMGKGNLEMDIDDQKVTFDLFDAEKHSLDRNICSKMDEIENEMAQMARAKIAQDP from the exons ATGTCCAATCACAAGAGCACAGAGTCAGCTATAAAGAACCTAAAGATTCAAGTGGGGCAGCTAGCTAAACATATAGCTCACAATTCTTCTGGAGGTTTTGGGGCCAATACTGAGAAAAATCCCAAGGAAGAATGCAAGGCTGTCATAACTAGAAGCAAGAGGGAGACTGTGGTGGAAGATGAAGGGAGGATTAGTGATGAGAAAGA TGTTGTTATTCAAAGAATCCTTCCACCTAAATGCAAGGATCCAGGGAGTGTTACAATCCCTTGCTCTATTGGTGCAGTGTTAGTTGGAAAAGCCCTCATTGACTTGGGGGCCAACATTAATTTGATGCCTCTCTCCATATGCAGAAGGATTGGAGAGCTGGAAATCATGCCAAGAAGAATGACATTGCAATTGGCAGATCAGTCTATTGCAAGGCCTTATGGCATGGTAGAAGATGTTTTGGTCAAAGTGCGACAGTTTACTTTCCCTGCAGATTTTATGATCATGGATATTAAAGAGGATCCTAAAATTCCATTGATTTTAGGCCATCCCTTCATGCTAACCGCCAATTGTGTGGTGGATATGGGGAAAGGTAACCTTGAAATGGATATAGATGACCAGAAGGTCACATTTGACTTGTTTGATGCAGAAAAGCACTCACTTGACCGAAATATTTGCTCTAAGATggatgaaattgagaatgagatgGCTCAGATGGCCAGAGCCAAGATTGCACAAGACCCTTAA